The Homalodisca vitripennis isolate AUS2020 unplaced genomic scaffold, UT_GWSS_2.1 ScUCBcl_1043;HRSCAF=4159, whole genome shotgun sequence genome includes a window with the following:
- the LOC124371174 gene encoding uncharacterized protein LOC124371174: MFMLSTAASRSKLSSVLRLSLQFHFRSVLSNKPDQGRAVRVTAGCPSSNHFLYEGRHTRFADWRFIHRARLNVLPLNGCRRWGAGDRRCRRCGRHDETTAHVLCHCLPTMSVVSKRHDAVLDHLIAAIRPSPGVETRRNQRVPLDRLLASREVPDDLVRLRPDVVVIDDSRKIIRIVDVTMPYEDGWRAIVEARERKHAAYAPLARFLRSGGFTVTVDAFVVGALGAWDRANWDTLARLGVSRQYGVALSRRCVSTAVQWSRDLYVQHVTGVPQYRQTREQNLDQDR, from the coding sequence atgtttatgttatcgACGGCGGCCTCCCGGTCCAAGCTATCCTCTGTCCTGCGTCTCTCCCTGCAATTCCACTTCCGGTCCGTCCTTTCAAACAAACCGGACCAGGGCAGGGCCGTTCGTGTCACCGCTGGCTGCCCCTCCTCCAACCACTTCCTTTACGAGGGACGTCATACGCGATTCGCTGACTGGCGGTTCATCCACAGGGCGCGGCTAAATGTTCTCCCCCTCAACGGTTGCAGACGGTGGGGTGCCGGCGACCGCCGGTGTCGCCGGTGTGGCCGTCATGATGAGACCACGGCACATGTGCTTTGTCACTGTTTGCCTACCATGTCCGTGGTATCTAAGCGGCATGACGCGGTTCTTGACCACCTGATCGCTGCAATCCGTCCGTCGCCGGGGGTGGAGACGCGCCGGAATCAGCGTGTCCCTCTGGATCGCCTGCTGGCCAGCCGTGAGGTCCCGGATGACTTGGTACGCCTCCGTCCGGATGTGGTGGTCATCGATGATTCCCGCAAAATTATTCGAATTGTCGATGTCACCATGCCCTATGAGGACGGTTGGCGGGCTATAGTCGAGGCGAGAGAAAGGAAACACGCCGCTTACGCCCCGCTCGCCCGGTTCCTGCGCTCCGGCGGCTTCACAGTAACTGTGGATGCCTTTGTCGTCGGCGCGTTGGGGGCTTGGGATAGGGCTAACTGGGACACTCTGGCTCGCCTGGGTGTCTCACGGCAGTACGGTGTCGCCCTTTCCCGCCGTTGTGTCTCCACAGCGGTCCAATGGAGCCGGGACCTCTATGTCCAGCATGTGACTGGTGTGCCCCAGTACCGTCAAACTCGGGAACAAAATCTTGACCAGGATCGGTAA